In a single window of the Oscarella lobularis chromosome 2, ooOscLobu1.1, whole genome shotgun sequence genome:
- the LOC136183727 gene encoding GPI ethanolamine phosphate transferase 1-like, which yields MEHFHPTVPAPAKRVVLFSADGLRLDRFLEDDPVTGRPRAPFLRSIMRTRGRWGVSRTHVPTESRPGHIALTSGFFEDVSAVTTLWQRNPVEFDSIFNQSRRAWCWGDPDVLNVILREIPSHVTMALIPPDWFVDAKRSRDASILDQWVFNEVRMFFKRSSHLKVEELSRDKIVFFLHLVGTDTNGHSYMPTSRQYLNNIPKFDKGIEETVELFENYYKDGKTAYIFSSDHGMKTRGVHGTGNPEEIFIPIIAWGAGIGRPEPREPEETHRPSLPYKTILNELKRTDVSQVDTTALMSGLIGAPFAANSIGILPVGFINASIEFKADAAWTNARQIAELFRVKETLARQGTLSVLFRPFGINLQKESQSIREALKLGRHDDAIRLSIDFMRRLLPGLRYYDTYDRLFIGVTIVTTYAGWIALLLVEIFLRPNVELVPETEKLKTLARSDKATLLFIAGSLGFLYITSSPLTYYLYLLLPILIWYRTIKNWSYTSLSTTCSFLDVSLTIVISTVILESILMASFFVQKDYLLLGCCAMALFPLLTESRPTVKIMSAWIVSCFAVGGWIYFSNAKSFVSYAVTVGGILIGLSLIIWARNKILISRLRVTLHTLWILTSLGTVAAFELKTFIVRSEVCLAVMQIFGWSTLVFSFVIPLASSRRMTVRLVSIVLSILPGCILVTTFHDCLFYVTLCFALFSWLCVENSRKFQLDTLKFGQRQEECNRRDFLLSDVRTSVLFLFFCSLAFFGSDCLNSASRGSDVLNDLFIHGPTSRTVLFYWKCLAPFILIGTAVAAVRLLTQISLAKLSLLLVLLSDFLTLHYFFLVTDSGSWKEIGQRIGQCVAMSFLALVPLVTIGLGIQMTGSGFLKRKARFIVKKIV from the coding sequence ATGGAACACTTTCATCCTACAGTACCAGCGCCAGCAAAACGGGTTGTCCTCTTTTCTGCAGACGGCCTGCGCCTGGATCGTTTTTTGGAAGATGATCCAGTGACAGGAAGACCTCGTGCACCGTTTCTGCGCAGCATTATGAGGACTCGCGGCCGGTGGGGCGTGAGTCGCACCCATGTGCCGACCGAGTCGCGTCCCGGACACATAGCGTTGACGTCGGGCTTTTTCGAGGATGTCAGCGCCGTGACGACATTATGGCAAAGAAATCCTGTCGAATTTGATTCAATTTTTAATCAGTCTCGCCGCGCATGGTGTTGGGGCGATCCGGACGTTCTGAACGTAATTCTTCGCGAAATACCTTCGCACGTCACCATGGCATTGATACCACCTGATTGGTTTGTGGACGCTAAACGGAGCAGAGATGCTTCGATACTGGATCAATGGGTTTTTAATGAAGTCAGAATGTTCTTCAAGAGATCTTCTCATTTGAAAGTGGAGGAGCTCAGTCGCGACaagatcgtcttttttcttcatcttgtTGGGACAGATACAAACGGTCATTCGTACATGCCGACGTCTCGTCAGTATCTCAACAATATACCCAAGTTCGATAAAGGCATTGAAGAGACGGTTGAACTTTTTGAGAATTACTATAAGGACGGCAAAACGGCTTACATTTTTAGCAGTGATCACGGCATGAAAACGCGCGGCGTTCACGGAACAGGAAATCCAGAAGAAATATTTATTCCTATAATCGCGTGGGGAGCTGGGATAGGAAGACCTGAGCCGCGTGAACCGGAGGAGACACACAGGCCCTCTTTGCCGTACAAGACAATCCTTAATGAACTAAAACGAACCGATGTTTCCCAAGTGGATACGACCGCTTTGATGAGTGGCCTTATTGGGGCTCCTTTTGCTGCTAATAGTATTGGCATTCTTCCCGTGGGATTTATAAATGCGAGCATAGAATTTAAAGCGGACGCTGCCTGGACCAATGCACGTCAAATTGCTGAGTTGTTTCGTGTAAAGGAAACTCTGGCAAGACAGGGAACACTGAGTGTGCTATTCCGACCTTTTGGTATCAATCTGCAGAAGGAGAGTCAAAGTATTAGAGAAGCTTTAAAATTAGGCAGGCATGACGATGCTATTCGCTTATCAATTGATTTTATGAGACGATTGCTGCCTGGTCTACGGTACTACGACACCTATGATAGACTCTTTATTGGCGTCACAATTGTGACCACGTACGCAGGCTGGATAGCTTTACTTCTTGTGGAAATATTTCTACGACCGAATGTCGAACTTGTACCTGAAACAGAGAAGCTGAAAACCTTGGCTCGTTCAGATAAAGCCACGCTCCTTTTTATCGCCGGTTCGTTGGGTTTCCTGTACATCACTTCTTCGCCTCTCACCTACTATTTGTATTTGCTTCTTCCAATTTTAATTTGGTATCGTACAATCAAGAATTGGTCTTACACGTCACTTTCAACCACGTGTTCCTTTCTGGATGTGAGTCTCACTATCGTGATATCGACTGTTATTCTTGAAAGTATACTAATGGCATCGTTCTTTGTCCAAAAGGACTACCTACTATTAGGCTGTTGTGCTATGGCGTTATTTCCTCTTCTCACTGAATCGCGACCGACCGTGAAAATTATGTCTGCTTGGATAGTTTCTTGCTTTGCAGTGGGAGGTTGGATTTATTTTTCCAACGCTAAATCATTCGTTTCCTATGCTGTCACTGTCGGTGGAATTTTAATAGGCCTGTCACTGATAATTTGGGcaagaaataaaattctGATATCGCGTCTTCGAGTGACACTTCACACTTTGTGGATTCTAACTTCCCTAGGAACAGTTGCTGCATTTGAACTCAAGACTTTCATAGTTCGAAGTGAAGTTTGTTTAGCCGTCATGCAAATTTTCGGTTGGTCAACGCTCGTGTTTTCCTTCGTAATTCCCTTGGCATCTAGCCGTCGCATGACTGTGCGTCTAGTCAGCATTGTTCTATCTATTCTACCTGGTTGCATTCTTGTGACAACATTTCACGACTGTCTTTTCTACGTCACTCTCTGCTTTGCATTGTTCTCCTGGCTTTGTGTTGAAAATAGCCGCAAATTTCAACTCGACACGCTCAAATTTGGCCAACGACAAGAAGAGTGCAACCGTCGCGATTTTCTATTGTCGGATGTTAGAACATCAGTActcttcttgtttttttgctcGCTGGCTTTCTTTGGTTCCGATTGTTTGAATTCTGCAAGCCGAGGCTCGGACGTGCTCAATGACCTCTTCATTCACGGCCCTACCAGCCGAACTGTTTTGTTTTATTGGAAATGTCTTGCTCCATTTATCCTAATAGGAACTGCTGTTGCTGCAGTTCGCCTTCTGACCCAAATATCTTTGGCTAAACTTTCTTTGCTGCTTGTCCTGCTTTCTGATTTTCTGACTCTGcactatttttttcttgtcacAGATAGCGGCAGTTGGAAAGAAATCGGACAGAGGATAGGTCAATGCGTCGCCATGTCGTTTTTGGCACTAGTCCCTCTGGTTACTATTGGATTGGGAATTCAAATGACAGGATCGGGATTTTTAAAAAGAAAGGCACGTTTTATTGTCAAGAAGATAGTATAA
- the LOC136183728 gene encoding uncharacterized protein codes for MILWLSALLFRLRLWIFDLFNLFFPSHRLALSAQTILDRAIEAVGREPPPNSITRSPKWIEGLERLIPFDSGALRYSSRLLVEKSLVDATIRVIKMEILTIEFPKIFALSPPLLKRPIIVSGGMARSATTILQYLLCCYDDTLAFTLPQSKAVSHVDVARCKDGDTLKAMMTKGVAREIKSMKILKKAGYMLPDRIYNASETSPASCVSLLDKYLHRISFATLDGILIADSSSLNENASFSRLAYQRYLNDLKLFANLYSDSSSHQRLVLKTSFHSIFTDDLVDVFPDACLIRCLRDPVDAVPSLASFFYETRRWLCRSDSEARRGVGDFALRAQSVRCRETVRQEGKRRFFDVRFSDIVRDPISVCQSIAGAFGLKHDVAVEERLRAFLDKQAQLKKTKWGKNVYSLEEYGLTVEKIRQDTHIKEFCDLFGY; via the coding sequence ATGATTCTTTGGCTTTCTGCTCTGCTCTTTCGCCTGCGTCTGTGGATATTTGACCTTttcaatcttttttttccctctCATCGGCTCGCGTTGTCGGCCCAAACGATTCTCGATCGCGCCATCGAGGCCGTGGGACGCGAACCGCCTCCAAATTCCATCACACGCTCGCCCAAATGGATAGAGGGCTTAGAAAGGCTGATTCCTTTTGACAGCGGCGCTCTTCGCTACTCCTCTCGCCTTCTCGTAGAAAagtctctcgtcgacgcgaccaTACGGGTTATCAAAATGGAAATTTTAACCATCGAATTTCCCAAAATCTTTGCGCTTTCACCACCTTTGTTAAAACGACCAATAATCGTTTCGGGCGGGATGgcgcgatcggcgacgacaattCTTCAATACCTGTTATGTTGCTATGACGACACCTTGGCTTTTACATTACCTCAATCAAAGGCTGTCagtcacgtcgacgtcgctcgatgCAAAGACGGGGACACGTTAAAAGCAATGATGACTAAAGGAGTTGCACGCGAAATCAAATCGATGAAAATTCTCAAGAAGGCCGGATACATGCTGCCGGATCGCATCTACAACGCCTCGGAGACGTCTCCAGCATCttgcgtttctcttctagaCAAGTATCTGCATCGAATCAGTTTCGCAACTCTCGATGGAATTCTAATAGCCGATTCTTCTTCCTtaaacgaaaacgcgtcgttttcgcgtttGGCATACCAGCGCTATCTCAACGATCTCAAACTCTTTGCCAATCTCTATTctgactcgtcgtcgcaccaGCGTCTTGTCTTGAAAACGTCGTTTCATAGTATTTTTACTGACGATTTAGTCGACGTTTTTCCCGACGCCTGTCTCATACGCTGCCTTCGCGATCCCGTCGATGCCGTGCCGTCTTTAGCGTCGTTCTTTTACGAGACGCGTCGTTGGCTTTGTAGATCGGATTCCGAGGCTCGGCGCGGTGTTGGGGACTTTGCCTTGAGAGCGCAGTCGGTACGGTGTCGGGAAACGGTGAGACAAGAAGGCAAGAGACGCTTCTTTGATGTTCGGTTTTCTGATATTGTGCGTGATCCTATTAGCGTGTGTCAGTCGATAGCCGGTGCTTTTGGACTGAAACACGACGTTGCTGTTGAGGAAAGGCTGCGAGCGTTTCTGGACAAGCAGGCTcaattgaagaaaacgaagtggGGTAAGAATGTATATTCTTTGGAAGAATACGGACTTACAGTGGAGAAAATTCGCCAGGATACTCACATCAAGGAATTCTGTGACCTCTTTGGATACTAG